In Streptococcus porcinus, the genomic window CATAATAAGGCAACATCACGGCAACTTGATGACCGTGTTTTACAAGGGATTTAGGCAAGGCACCAATAACATCCCCTAGTCCCCCAGTTTTTGCAAAGGGAGCTCCCTCTGCTGCTACAAATAATATTTTCATTTAATCATATCCTCAGTCACTTGACTCTCTTTAGCAACAACAATCGGGTCAGATTCTTTTCCTCGGATAAGGACCCCTGGTGCAATCGTAACAGATTTGTCAACAATTGCGTATTCTACGGTAGAACCCTCTCCTATTGTAACCTTAGGTGAAATAATAGAATGGTTTATATATGAATTACTTTCTAAATGACAATTTCGCGAAATAATTGAATAATTAACGGTACCTTTGATAACACTACCAGAGGCAAATTGTGAATTATTGACTTCTGATTCCTCGGCAAAGTAGGTAGCTTCTTCATTTTTAACACGAGTATACACTTTTTGATTTGAATATAGAAGTGAATAAAATTTTAAAGGATCTAACATATCCATATTAGCATCATAGTATGATTTGATAGAATGAATATTTGCCATATAACCAGTATACTCAAAGGCAAGTGCTCCTTCATTAACAGTCAGATCACGTAGCAAGAAGCGTAGTTTTTGAGGTTGTTCTCTTTGAGCTTCTTTTTCCATCTCCCTTATCAACCAGTCGGTATTAATAATATAGATGCCCGCAGACATTTTTTCAATGCCTTCTTTTTCACGGACACTACTTCTACCAATTACAGTATCCGTTTCATCAATTTCTAAAATATCATTTTCAGAAGAAATGGAATCAACAGGCATTTTCTTATAAACAACAGTAATATTACGTTTGTTAGCATTATGAAGGTGAATAACCTGTTCTAGTTCAATATTGCAGAGGATATCGCAACTCATATAGATTGTTTGATCTGAGCCAGACCTTCTGAGATAGGTCAGAATTTGATCATAGTAGTCAGCATCAGTCTCCTTTGAATCTTCTTTAGTATTATAGAAACCCAAGAAGTAATGACTTAGTAATGAATTTAGTCCCCATTCACGGCCACTACGAATATGATCAAAAACGGAACGAATATTTTCTGCTCGAAAAATACCATAAATACTTTTAACACCTGCATTAGCCAGATTAGATAAATGGAAGTCAATTAAGCGATATTTCCCATCAAATGGCAAATTAGCTAATGGACGCTTATCGGTCAAACCTCCCATTTCTGGAAAACCAATAGCACTACCTAAAATTGCTGAATATTTATCACTCTTCATTTGAAACCCCCACTACTTCATTATAGCCTACGACTTGAATCTCATTAGTTCCATCAATAACGACATCATTACCAATGACAGCCCCTTCCCCAATAATGGCGCGCGTAATTCTGGCCCTCTCCCCAATGATGGCTCCCGACATGATAAAGGAATCTTTAATTTCTGATCCCAACTTCATTTGAACATTGGCAGAAAGGATAGAATGATCTACTTTTCCAGAGATAAAACAGCCATCAACAATAAGAGAGTCTTTGACTTCTGAATGTTCCGAAATAAAATTTGGTGGTGCAATATGATTTTTAGAATAGATTTTCCAAGACCTATTGCGACTATCCAAAGCGTTATTTTCTCCAATGTATTCCATATTGGCTTCCCAAAGTGATTCTATGGTTCCCACATCTTTCCAATAACCACTAAAGTGATAAGCATAAACTCTTTCACCAGCTTCTAAGTAAGCAGGGATAACATTTTGACCAAAGTCAGACATGTCGATATTATTTTTTTCTGCATCAACAAGCATACTTCTTAGGCGTTTCCATTCAAAAATATAGATTCCCATTGAAGCTTTGGTTGATTTAGGCTGCTTAGGTTTTTCCTCAAATTCGACAATCCGATTGCTATTATCTGTATTCATAATACCAAAACGACTTGCTTCTTTTAATGGGACATCTAAAACAGCAACTGTTAAGCTCGCTAGATTATCCTTATGACTTTGTAACATGTCGTCATAATCCATTTTGTAAATATGATCCCCAGATAAAATAAGAACATACTCTGGATTGATACTATCGATGTAATCAATGTTTTGATAAATGGCATGACTAGTCCCCTGGAACCAACGGTTCCCCTCAGTGGCTGAGTATGGCTGTAAGATAGTAACTCCTCGGTTAATCCCCTCTAATCCCCAAGAGGAACCATTTCCAATATGATAGTTTAAGGCTAGGGGTTCGTACTGTGTAATAACGCTAACATTATCAATCCCTGAATTAGCACAATTAGAAAGCGAAAAATCAATGATCCGATAACGACCACCGAATTGTACCGCTGGCTTAGCAATGCTTTGAGTCAACTTACCCAGACGTGTACCTTGTCCCCCAGCAAGAATAAGAGCTAACATTTCATTTTTCATAGATATTCCTTTCATGGTCATTTGGACCCAAAACAAACTTAATCACTGCTTTAAATAGCATTACTTGCGTTTTTTTATTTTCCAAATACTTGCCCCTAAAGCAGGTAAAGTAAAAGTTAGTGTTGTTTGATAGTCTCTCCAAGATTCATTCTTACTCTCAGTTATAGGATTATGCTCTTTCCAAACACCGCCGAAGGATTCTAATTCTGTATTCCAAATCTCTTCATAAATACCTTTTTGTGGCACACCTATGGAAAATCCTCGTCTTTCAACTGGGGTCATATTAAATACACATAAAATAAACTCGCCCTTTTTATTTTTACGAGTAAAACTTAGAATCGTTTCTTGGGCATTGTCTGCATCAATAATTTCAATCCCATCATAAGTATAATCGTCCTGCCAAAGCATATTATGATCTAGATAAAACTGGTTCAATAGCGATGTGAATGCTAACATTTTACTGTTCATCTCATCCTCAAGGTTGCTCCAAACTAACTGATCATCGTGTTTCCACTCTAGAAATTGACCAAATTCAGATCCCATAAAAAGTAATTTTTTCCCAGGATGACAGATTTGATAGGTTAACAACGTCCGTAACCCTGCAAATTGGTTGTAACGATCACCCCACATTTTATGCATTAAACTTTTTTTACCATGAACCACTTCATCATGAGAAAAAGGCAAAATATAATTTTCATTGAAACAGTACATAAAGCTAAAGGTTACTAGGTTAAAATGATATTTTCGATCAAAGGGATCCATTTCGTAAAACTTGAGAATATCATTCATCCACCCCATATTCCACTTATAGTCAAAACCGAGGCCTCCTTCATCAATCGATTTTGTTATGGGAATATCTGATGTTGCTTCTTCTGCAATCATCATAACATCAGGATGGTCCTTCTTGATAGCTTGAATCAGCTTCCTTAAAAAGGTAATTGCTTCAAGGTTATGGTTACCACCTTCACTGTTTGGTTGCCAAGGCCCTTGATCATAATCCAAATAAAGCATATTACTAACAGCATCTACACGTATGCCATCAATGTGGAAGGTTTCTATCCAGTACAGAGCACTCGATATTAAGTAAGATTGTACTTGATTTTTTCCCAAGTCAAAATTCAATACTCCCCAACTATAGTTATGAGCACGATGGTAATCCTCATATTCATAAGTTGGCGTGCCATCATAATAAGCTAGTGCATCATCATTTTGTGTAAAGTGCCCAGGAACCCAATCAAGGATGACACCAATATTGTTAACATGACACTCCTCTACAAAATCTTGGAAATCTT contains:
- the glgD gene encoding glucose-1-phosphate adenylyltransferase subunit GlgD; translation: MKSDKYSAILGSAIGFPEMGGLTDKRPLANLPFDGKYRLIDFHLSNLANAGVKSIYGIFRAENIRSVFDHIRSGREWGLNSLLSHYFLGFYNTKEDSKETDADYYDQILTYLRRSGSDQTIYMSCDILCNIELEQVIHLHNANKRNITVVYKKMPVDSISSENDILEIDETDTVIGRSSVREKEGIEKMSAGIYIINTDWLIREMEKEAQREQPQKLRFLLRDLTVNEGALAFEYTGYMANIHSIKSYYDANMDMLDPLKFYSLLYSNQKVYTRVKNEEATYFAEESEVNNSQFASGSVIKGTVNYSIISRNCHLESNSYINHSIISPKVTIGEGSTVEYAIVDKSVTIAPGVLIRGKESDPIVVAKESQVTEDMIK
- a CDS encoding glucose-1-phosphate adenylyltransferase — translated: MKNEMLALILAGGQGTRLGKLTQSIAKPAVQFGGRYRIIDFSLSNCANSGIDNVSVITQYEPLALNYHIGNGSSWGLEGINRGVTILQPYSATEGNRWFQGTSHAIYQNIDYIDSINPEYVLILSGDHIYKMDYDDMLQSHKDNLASLTVAVLDVPLKEASRFGIMNTDNSNRIVEFEEKPKQPKSTKASMGIYIFEWKRLRSMLVDAEKNNIDMSDFGQNVIPAYLEAGERVYAYHFSGYWKDVGTIESLWEANMEYIGENNALDSRNRSWKIYSKNHIAPPNFISEHSEVKDSLIVDGCFISGKVDHSILSANVQMKLGSEIKDSFIMSGAIIGERARITRAIIGEGAVIGNDVVIDGTNEIQVVGYNEVVGVSNEE
- the glgB gene encoding 1,4-alpha-glucan branching protein GlgB — translated: MDKELALYTFGLGENYRIQDYFGVHETVMDGQKGFVFRVWAPNAEAVFLIGDFTNWSSQKLEMARNQAGVWEVFTDLPHEGDIYKYLVRRQGGQEVEKLDPLAIRFENRPGTGAIVKPLKTKRWKDSLWMARRKRFGFKERPVSIYEVHANSWKKDQDGKPYQFKELKEYLIPYLKEMHYTHVEFLPLMSHPLGMSWGYQLMAYFGFETTYGSPEDFQDFVEECHVNNIGVILDWVPGHFTQNDDALAYYDGTPTYEYEDYHRAHNYSWGVLNFDLGKNQVQSYLISSALYWIETFHIDGIRVDAVSNMLYLDYDQGPWQPNSEGGNHNLEAITFLRKLIQAIKKDHPDVMMIAEEATSDIPITKSIDEGGLGFDYKWNMGWMNDILKFYEMDPFDRKYHFNLVTFSFMYCFNENYILPFSHDEVVHGKKSLMHKMWGDRYNQFAGLRTLLTYQICHPGKKLLFMGSEFGQFLEWKHDDQLVWSNLEDEMNSKMLAFTSLLNQFYLDHNMLWQDDYTYDGIEIIDADNAQETILSFTRKNKKGEFILCVFNMTPVERRGFSIGVPQKGIYEEIWNTELESFGGVWKEHNPITESKNESWRDYQTTLTFTLPALGASIWKIKKRK